Sequence from the Equus quagga isolate Etosha38 chromosome 15, UCLA_HA_Equagga_1.0, whole genome shotgun sequence genome:
TCGGACCCTAAGTCAGGCTAACTCCCGAAGGTCAACTTTCTCTCTCAGGTTCTGTATTAACCACACTATACCCATTATCTATTATCCTTTTTACAGACATCCTTCCAATTTAAGATTCTGCAAGTTGCATACTGTCAAAAATGCCCATATAAATGTCCAGCTATAAGAAAAGTGTTTTAACTACTGATGTGCTGTATTACTTTCATGACTCAAGTTATTTTGCCTTGCTTTTAGGCCATGGGGAAATGCCAAGACAAAAGGCCCAAGACAGAGCTCCCAGTACACCAACAGGCAGTCTTAAGTGTCTTCCGTAGTAAGGCTCATACTCAACCTCAACTGACACCAATTCTCCCTTGTGACACCAAGGACTCTCTTCCCTCATTGATATTCGCATGAAAGGTTAAGAAGGACCACTGGAAATATTCTTAGGGCCTACATCTTATAAAATATCCTTACAGGTTGAATTCTCAATGCAATGACTTATCTTTAGTATTAAAGAAAGTCAGTAAAGCATAATCCAAAACTATCTTTAAATAGCACATTTAAGGAAACTAAGCCACAAGACTGTTGCATTATGATTTAATCTAATTGCacagaaatttgaaattacaaCTCCTCTGGATTTCTATGAGGAATGTTATGCATGCCTCCATATTCAATTCTGCACTGTTACATTTGAACCATATAGTGAATTTTACATCATGATGGATCAATTTAGAATTCCCATGCAACAcctcaaattatataaaatggaagcaatttttaaagctttgtggAAAGTTCTCATGCTGATGATTTAAAAGCCCCTTTTTATGGGCAACTTTGGGTTATAATGTGCCAGGCTGCTATACTTTAAAATGTTGGTCACTGACTACCATGGACTTTGAACTGGGTTCTACTCCTAAAAAACGGTAATTACTAACAAACACTTAAGGTGACAACCAAAAACTCCTTTCACTTAAAAAGCCTCACTTGTGTTTCCTATAAAGTAAGATTTGTGTAACCAACTGCTTTCCACGGGACAAGAACTATGGTAGTGGGTTTGACTATTACACAattatactaatattttattaattcaaaagcactttacaagaaaatataagtaTGGCTTCCAATAGGAATGTTATACCTGGACTTGGTACCAAGCTCATAGATTTTAGTTTTGCAAGGAAAAACAGGCTTTCAGGTTAAACAACAATTTGTAACCAAAACTTTAATCCCAAGGATTCTCacaaaacatattacaaatgaCAGCATGAAAAAAAATCTCGCACAGTTAACTCAAAAGTTCAGCTCTACAATGTACCCTTAAACTGGCAGGACACTGGTATCTTGAATAGTCtcaaatttccaaataaagaatGTTACAAAGagttatatattcatatacagcAATCACGTAAGGACCTTATGACCTAAAGCAAAGGTAAACTAACTTTCTTGAAACTCCTTAGATTCTACACCAACTAGACAACCTCTGCCCAGTGCGAAGACTAGTTGGATTAAAACAATACCAAACCCCCTCCAATTTAGTTTAATGGTGCAGCTTTAATTTTTACCTGCTGCCTTGTGTTCGCAGCAACTTCTAAAGACTGATTTTTCAACTACAGCTGTACACCATATCCCAGCTATGGAAAAAGTCAGTCTTAGTTCAATTTCTGCCAGTTTTGTCTCCCTCATATTAAACATCACACTTTAGCTGGGCAGGAGTTAGAGGTTTATTATCAGTCTAGGCAAGACTAAATAAAGTTCAAAGCAAATTCAATTTTGCTTAAGGGAACATTGTAAAGTAACAACTGGTATTACATGCCTCATACGATCCATTTCAAACCATAGAGAATTACAACTTTATGTGTCACTGTTCCAAGAGACAAAAAATGTGAACAgctaaaacatcttaaaaatgcACCAAGCTTATGAAGTCTCAAACAAAACTTGAATTTTCTGTACATACTCCTGTCAAATGAAGTTATTTCCTGTACACCCCTCCTCTTGCAAACtggtcttctatttcctttcatttgaCCTAGATCggctaaaaaacagaaaaacagaagttaTGTAACTTGGTGACACTCAGTGACAAAACATCCAAAGATTTTTATGGTAataaaaattacatcaaaatggCTTAGAAGAAGACCTATGTATATTTTTCGTATATTATGTATGCAAGGTCTTAAATGGCTCAAGTCATTAAAGATCTTACCTACGAGACCTAGAGAAGGATCGAGACGGCTTATGATTTCTCTCCCGGGACAgtgatctctctcttctcctatcTCTCGAAAGGGACCTAAAatcagaagggaaagaaaaatagggCAAACCAGGATTATACAAAACAAATTATCTCTAAGAAGTCTTTGAAAACTAAAAGCTGATTCATTCCTAAAGTCACAGGCTATTACCATTAACCAAGTCATTTGGAAAATAGGAATAGGAGAAACACTGCCATTTCTGAGAACGTGGACCAAAAATGTAGTTATTTACCTGCTCCGGCTGCGGGAGAAGCTTCTCCGTCTTGGAGATCTAaaagcagaaacaggaaaattagTCTAATTGTCAATTAGTATTTATGGCGTGAGGCATTTCCCAACTTTTCAATCTCACTGTTGGGCCCAGTGAATGTGCCGAAGAACTGGCACCCAtcgtccaaaaaaaaaaaaagaaaagaaaaaaaaaaggcacagaagGATTAAGGAACCAAAAGCTCAAGTGAAAAGCAGGTATTCCAACCATGGATTCACTTTAACAAAGAATGCTTCACAGCAGATCTGTCCAATGCAAAACTCCATGTCAAACTAACTTCACTACCCAAACACCACACCAAAATGTAGTCCCACAAGTAGTTCCAAAAACAGTACCGTAAACCAGTATTTGGAACCCATGCAAACCTATTAAGTCCATGACAAGACTTAGGTACCAGGTGGATAGTGTAATTTTGTGAAAACGCGCTAGGTGTAAATATTGATGCCATTAAGTGCTACATTAGAACTGCATTTGTGATCGTCACATTTAAGAGTGTGTTTAGGCTTATCAAAATTACCTTAGCTTGGCCCACTTCACccccaaaattttaaatttttgaaaactgttaGTAAAACCATTTAAAGGTGATAGGATTCAACAAATTTTTGCTAGAAAGGAAAGCTAAATCTGTTagagttattaaaatttttagtttggcATCTCACACATGCAAATAAGTTTCACTTGAAGGTCTAGTTACATTATGAGTTCCCTATCACCCTTAAAAGTTTTATTCAAGCAATATCTATGTACGTTACCATTCAATTATGCACAGCCAGCCTTTGatccagaaaaaagaattactttaAGCCGCTTACTCCTTATTTTAACCAGCAGTAAACTGTATAAGCAGGAAAAACTTACTAGTTTTGGGTTTCAACAAGCTAGAAATGGTGAGGTGAGGCTGCCGGACTGACGGCCAGGAAGAATTTGCTGAAAAGGTTTTGCCAGATGTTGCGTTGGATTTAGTTGGTTGGCGAAGGGGGTGTTGTggatttttcctgcttttttgttAGCCGAAGGCTGCTGCTGTAGTTGTTGTGAAGACATTTGGTAAATAAACAGCTGAGCTGATTGGCCAGGAATGTGTGGGCGGTCGAGGTGGCTGCTGCCGATTTGGTTAAGGTTGGAGAGAAGGCTGAGAGAAAACAGCATGCTCGGGAACCAAAGGGCGGTGCAACCTGACGACTGGCCATGCCTGGGTCATGTGAAACGACACCAGCCAAGCTGAATGGGGCGCGCTGGTCACATGACGCTGAAAGGGCTAGTTGACTGGCTAATGCAGACTCAGAGGGTGGTGAGAAGAGACATGATGGTGACTCTGTAACGGggttcatttttattaatagatggaccaaaaagcacaaaaaaaaaaatgaaaaacaagccaTCAGTACAACCATCTATTAGCTAACAAATACTCTTTATTATGATGGGCAacagtgtgttttgtttttcaaaatagcaaAAGGGGCAAGATTTTGAACTCTTATCTCCTAGAAGGACTTCACTCACCTGTAAGAGGTAAATTCAGTCCTATAGAAACTATTTTGGAGGTTTGAGGAGATGTGGAGTTAGCATCCAGACAATACTGCCTGGTCCAAGAACGATGccattttcaattataaaaaaacTGAATTCTCTCCTATTTGGGTCTGAAGAACAGATGACTGGGATTACTTTTTTAGCCCCCTTTATTGGTCAGTGACTTAAGTTAGTTTCAGAATGATTTCTACTTTACCAGCAGTAACATTAAAACAGCTGCCTGTTTGATAAATATTACAATCGTGCTAACagtaaaaaaacacatttttgtgaAGAGCTAGAGTTGAATGTAATGTTTGTCATTATGGagtcaagaaatggaaaaaggcCTAAACTGAAGTATAAGGGAAGACTTGGAAAGATGCAACTAGAAGATGAACTAGAAGATAGATCCAAGACAGAAGTTACTGACTACCAACATGAACAATGACCTAAAGACAAAAGCCAACACTCAGCACAACGCACATACCCCAAACTACACCCAGCAAATGTTTCATAAAAACCTCCGATTCTTCACAATTAACTTTAAAACCCACCAACAGACTTTAAGAGAAATACCTGCTCCTATTAGCTACTCCATTACACCAATACCTCTCAACACGCTATCTCTCAAGTACCTGCGTCGAGGTGGAGGACTCCTTCTCCGATAATCATCTCGAGGGCGGCGACCCCAAGAGGGAGGTGGGCCACGATTTCGACTTCTCTTTTCACCATTAGACAGTTCCACTCTTACTCGGCAGCCACATAATgttctaagagggaaaaaaacattattaaatttaaaGCAGCCCAACTGACTTTCTAAGAGACATGcattaaagcaaaaaaaacaaagccattcCTAGTTAGCTTCTTCGCAAAGCACACATCTGAATGTCTGTAGAATCCTTAATA
This genomic interval carries:
- the SRSF3 gene encoding serine/arginine-rich splicing factor 3, coding for MHRDSCPLDCKVYVGNLGNNGNKTELERAFGYYGPLRSVWVARNPPGFAFVEFEDPRDAADAVRELDGRTLCGCRVRVELSNGEKRSRNRGPPPSWGRRPRDDYRRRSPPPRRRSPRRRSFSRSRSRSLSRDRRRERSLSRERNHKPSRSFSRSRSRSRSNERK